The following coding sequences are from one Microbacterium sp. SORGH_AS_0969 window:
- a CDS encoding ABC transporter permease — protein MPETQTLSTAMTPQERTPIAQLLWQGGTVLALIVLIVFFTIVRPDVFPSFTNVRNIFEQVAILTIIAAAQTLVMVVGDFDLSVGTNATLSGAIATALMIGGTPVPLAILVALAAGALVGAVNGVLVAYVKLSAFVATLATMTTVGGLAYIVTNGTTLYGMPEEFFWIGQGRVLGMPMPVVFALLIAALVWVVLRFTTFGRRLYAVGGNAEVARLSGVNVRRARLLAFTFAGLGSAVGGIVLVSRLGSASSASANNYMLLAIAAVFLGMTILKSGQANLGGTLVGVGIIGVLSNGLNILGVNTYVQQVLTGLIIIAAVTLSALKARDA, from the coding sequence ATGCCCGAAACCCAGACGCTGTCCACGGCGATGACGCCGCAGGAGCGCACCCCGATCGCCCAGCTCCTCTGGCAGGGCGGCACCGTGCTGGCCCTGATCGTGCTCATCGTGTTCTTCACGATCGTGCGCCCCGACGTGTTCCCCAGCTTCACGAACGTGCGCAACATCTTCGAGCAGGTCGCGATCCTCACCATCATCGCCGCGGCTCAGACGCTCGTGATGGTCGTGGGCGACTTCGACCTGTCGGTCGGCACCAACGCCACGCTGTCGGGCGCGATCGCCACGGCTCTGATGATCGGAGGGACGCCGGTTCCCCTCGCCATCCTCGTGGCGCTCGCCGCGGGTGCCCTGGTCGGTGCTGTCAACGGCGTGCTCGTCGCGTACGTGAAGCTGTCGGCCTTCGTCGCGACGCTGGCGACCATGACCACCGTGGGAGGCCTGGCGTACATCGTCACCAACGGCACGACCCTTTACGGCATGCCCGAGGAGTTCTTCTGGATCGGGCAGGGACGAGTGCTCGGGATGCCGATGCCGGTGGTGTTCGCGCTGCTGATCGCGGCGCTGGTGTGGGTGGTGCTGCGCTTCACGACCTTCGGGCGTCGGCTCTACGCGGTCGGCGGCAACGCCGAGGTGGCGCGACTGTCGGGTGTCAACGTGCGTCGCGCCCGCCTGCTCGCTTTCACCTTCGCGGGGCTGGGCTCCGCGGTCGGCGGAATCGTGCTGGTCAGCCGCCTCGGAAGTGCGAGCTCCGCCAGCGCGAACAACTACATGCTGCTGGCCATCGCCGCCGTGTTCCTCGGCATGACGATCCTGAAGTCCGGCCAGGCGAACCTCGGCGGGACCCTCGTGGGCGTCGGCATCATCGGCGTGCTGAGCAACGGCCTGAACATCCTCGGCGTCAACACCTACGTGCAGCAGGTGCTGACCGGCCTCATCATCATCGCCGCCGTCACCCTGTCGGCGCTCAAAGC